The following coding sequences lie in one Clostridia bacterium genomic window:
- the kynU gene encoding kynureninase — MDATWSQAVELDRVDPLAGFRSRFYVPDGVIYLDGNSLGLLSRDAEASLLRVLDEWKRLAVDGWTRAQPAWFETGERLGAMMAELMGAAAEEVVVTGSTTVNLHQLVRTFYRPTRERFVIVADRLNFPSDQYALEAIVAERGLDPAEAIRWVPSRDGRTIEEADVEAALDRDVALLLLPSVYYTSGQLLDVARLTRAAHRAGALAGFDLCHSAGVMPHRLDEWDVDFAFWCTYKYLNGGPGATAALYVNRRHFGRRPALAGWWGSRKDRQFDMTPDFIPAPHAGAWQIGTIPMLSTAPLEGALRVALDAGIDRVREKSLRQTEYLIALADAHLREFGFELATPRDPARRGGHVALAHPQAVRIAKALKAAGVVPDFRVPDIVRLAPSPLYTSFREIWDAVMRLRDIMTTEAWRAFPSERDAVA; from the coding sequence TTGGACGCGACCTGGTCCCAAGCCGTGGAGTTGGATCGTGTCGACCCGCTCGCCGGGTTTCGTTCCCGTTTCTACGTCCCCGACGGCGTCATCTACCTGGACGGGAACTCGTTGGGGCTCCTTTCGCGGGACGCGGAGGCGTCGCTCCTGCGGGTGTTGGACGAGTGGAAGCGCCTCGCCGTCGACGGCTGGACGCGCGCACAGCCGGCCTGGTTCGAGACCGGCGAGCGCCTCGGCGCCATGATGGCGGAACTCATGGGCGCGGCGGCGGAGGAGGTCGTCGTCACGGGGTCCACGACCGTCAACCTGCACCAGCTGGTGCGGACGTTCTACCGGCCGACCCGCGAGCGCTTCGTGATCGTCGCCGACCGGCTCAACTTCCCGTCGGACCAGTACGCGCTTGAGGCCATCGTGGCGGAGCGCGGGCTTGACCCCGCGGAGGCCATCCGCTGGGTGCCCTCGCGGGACGGCCGCACGATCGAAGAGGCGGACGTCGAAGCGGCCTTGGACCGCGATGTCGCGCTGCTTCTTCTGCCCAGCGTGTACTACACGAGCGGCCAGCTGCTGGATGTCGCCCGTCTGACGCGTGCCGCGCACCGCGCCGGAGCGCTGGCCGGGTTCGACCTCTGCCACAGCGCGGGCGTCATGCCCCACCGGCTGGACGAGTGGGACGTCGATTTCGCGTTCTGGTGCACGTACAAATATCTCAACGGCGGTCCGGGGGCGACGGCCGCGCTCTACGTCAACCGGCGCCATTTCGGCCGGAGGCCGGCGCTAGCCGGGTGGTGGGGGTCGCGCAAGGACCGGCAGTTCGACATGACGCCGGACTTCATCCCCGCGCCGCACGCCGGAGCGTGGCAGATCGGCACGATCCCGATGCTGAGCACCGCGCCGCTCGAAGGGGCGCTGCGGGTCGCGCTCGACGCCGGGATCGACCGCGTCCGGGAGAAGTCGCTGCGCCAGACGGAGTACCTGATCGCGCTCGCGGACGCGCATCTGCGCGAGTTCGGCTTCGAGCTCGCCACGCCGCGAGACCCGGCGCGTCGCGGGGGACACGTGGCGCTCGCCCACCCGCAGGCGGTGCGCATCGCGAAGGCGCTGAAGGCCGCGGGCGTCGTGCCCGACTTTCGCGTGCCCGACATCGTCCGGCTCGCTCCGTCGCCCCTCTACACGTCCTTCCGCGAGATCTGGGATGCCGTCATGCGCTTGCGGGACATCATGACGACGGAAGCGTGGCGCGCCTTCCCCTCCGAGCGGGATGCGGTCGCGTGA